In Corvus moneduloides isolate bCorMon1 chromosome 3, bCorMon1.pri, whole genome shotgun sequence, one DNA window encodes the following:
- the NUP43 gene encoding nucleoporin Nup43 yields MEDVSAKFVSQKISRTRWRPLPAAALQPPDLFATGSWDNEDNRVSIWSAGDLGNAGLNDEYHGEPHLLCDIQHNGDVMDMQFLDQERIVVASSTGTVTIFRHHQNNQTLSANHRWEKAHYHVDQDTSGGGAACTGVVCNNPEIVTVGEDGRINLFRADQKDAVRTIDNADSSTLHAVTFLRTTEILTVNSIGQLKIWDFRQQRNEPSQIFSLAGDRVPLHCVDRHPNQQHIVATGGQDGMLSIWDIRQGTMPVSLLKAHEAEMWEVHFHPSDPDHLFTCSEDGSLWHWDTSTSVSEKPSFLHQGGRSTAYLSHSTINQSVVSAWLSNDPTKDRMEITNLIPNQTLSVNSLDVLGPCLVYGTDAEAIYVNRQLFA; encoded by the exons aTGGAGGACGTGAGCGCCAAGTTCGTGTCGCAGAAGATCAGCCGGACGCGCTGGCGGCCCCTGCCCGCCGCCGCGCTCCAGCCCCCCGACCTCTTCGCCACCGGCTCCTGGGACAATGAG GATAATAGGGTCTCCATTTGGTCTGCTGGCGACCTTGGAAATGCGGGCCTCAATGATGAATATCATGGAGAACCTCATCTGCTGTGTGACATCCAGCACAACGGTGATGTTATGGATATGCAG TTTTTGGATCAAGAAAGAATCGTGGTTGCCTCATCAACAGGAACTGTAACTATATTCCGTCATCATCAAAATAACCAG ACGTTATCTGCCAACCATCGGTGGGAGAAAGCCCATTATCATGTGGATCAAGACACATCTGGTGGTGGAGCAGCCTGTACCGGAGTCGTCTGCAACAACCCAGAAATTGTCACTGTTGGAGAAGATGGTAGAATAAATCTCTTCAGAGCTGACCAAAAAGATGCAGTAAGAACTATAG ACAATGCAGACAGCAGTACACTCCATGCAGTGACTTTCCTTCGCACAACTGAGATCTTGACAGTAAATTCAATTGGACAGTTAAAAATATGGGACTTCAGGCAGCAAAGAAATGAACcatctcaaatattttcttt ggCAGGTGACAGAGTTCCATTGCACTGTGTGGATAGGCATCCCAATCAGCAGCATATTGTGGCCACAGGGGGTCAGGATGGAATGCTGAGTATATGGGACATCAGGCAGGGTACTATGCCAGTGTCCCTGCTAAAGGCTCATGAAGCAGAAA TGTGGGAAGTTCACTTCCATCCCTCCGACCCTGATCATTTATTTACGTGTTCTGAAGATGGATCTCTTTGGCACTGGGATACTTCCACAAGTGTATCTGAAAAACCATCTTTTCTTCATCAAG GAGGAAGAAGCACTGCCTATCTTTCTCACAGTACCATTAACCAGTCTGTAGTAAGTGCCTGGCTAAGCAACGATCCGACCAAAGACCGCATGGAAATCACCAACCTAATTCCAAATCAGACTTTGTCTGTGAATAGTTTAGATGTTCTTGGACCATGCCTAGTATATGGTACTGATGCAGAGGCTATTTATGTGAACAGACAGCTTTTTGCATGA